The Parambassis ranga chromosome 1, fParRan2.1, whole genome shotgun sequence genome includes a region encoding these proteins:
- the slit2 gene encoding slit homolog 2 protein isoform X1: protein MVGVLCPVGPGRSPATVLRLLLTVLVLVLSSGTNGQPCPTQCSCTGTTVDCHGQGLRSVPRNIPRNTERLDLNANNLTKITKADFAGLRHLRVLQLTENKITTIERGAFQDLKELERLRLNRNNLAVFPELLFLGTAKLYRLDLSENQIQGVPRKAFRGAVEIKNLQLDYNHISCIEDGAFRALRDLEVLTLNNNNISRLSVASFNHMPKLRTFRLHSNNLQCDCHVAWLSEWLRQRPRLGLYTQCMAPPHLRGHNVAEVQKKEFVCTDWDEGHQSSSSSSCSVLQCPESCTCSNNIVDCRGKGLTEIPTNLPETITEIRLEQNAIKVIPAGAFSPYKKLRRIDLSNNQISELASDAFQGLRSLNSLVLYGNKITEISKGLFEGLFSLQLLLLNANKIACLRVDAFQDLHNLNLLSLYDNKLQTIAKGTFSSLRAIQTLHLAQNPFICDCHLKWLADYLQDNPIETSGARCTSPRRLANKRIGQIKSKKFRCSAREQYFIPGTEDYRSKLGGDCFADLACPEKCRCEGTTVDCSNQKLTKIPDHIPQYTTELRLNNNEFTVLEATGIFKKLPQLRKINLSNNRITDIEEGTFEGSSGVNELILTSNRLENVHHRMLKGLSGLRTLMLRSNRISCVSNSSFVGLSSVRLLSLYDNQITSMNPGAFDTLHSLSTLNLLANPFNCNCHLAWLGDWLRRKRIVTGNPRCQSPYFLKEIPIQDVAVQDFACEDGNDENSCSPVLRCPAECSCLDTVVRCSNKGLTTLPKGLPKETTELYLDGNHFTQVPVELSNYKHLTLIDLSNNQISTLSNHSLSNMSELLTLILSYNRLRCIPVRAFDGLKSLRLLSLHGNDISLIPEGAFKDLSSLSHLALGANPLYCDCHMQWLSDWVKSGYKEPGIARCAGPGDMTDKLLLTTPSKKFTCTGPVDISIQAKCEPCLSNPCQNDGTCTNDPVHYYRCTCPYGFKGQNCEEPIHACISNPCQNGGTCHLKEGEGSNFWCVCPEGFEGDACEINIDDCEDNDCENNSTCIDGINNYTCMCSPEYTGELCEEKLDFCTPELNPCQHDSKCILTTQGYKCECTPGYVGEHCEMDYDDCEENKCQNGGHCIDAVNGYTCVCPEGYSGLFCEFSPPMVLPRTSPCDNHECFNGAQCVIMETDPRCQCLHGYEGERCETLVSVNFVNRESYLQLPSSLLSPETNISLQIATDEDSGVLLYKGDNDHIAMELYRGRLRVSYDTGSYPPSAIYSVETVNDGNFHVVELVASDQTLSLSIDGGPSKSINSISKQSTLNIDSPLYLGGMPERASASGGLSALQHSSGGRNGTSFHGCLRNLYINGKLQDLGVGLDAGPTDSATSQSTTRQWLGHGVEPGCQPCQRGACVQGECHPTGHRGFTCTCHPGWTGTVCDQQVSNPCDGNKCIHGTCLPINSYSYSCRCQPGFAGVLCDEQDQDAANPCSLSRCKHGKCRVSGLGKAYCECNSGYTGEACDREVACRGERVRDVYQRQQGYAACQTQEKVSRLECRGSCPGGAEGQGTCCTPLRSKRRKYTFQCTDGSSFVQEVEKVVKCGCTKCSS from the exons GGATCTCAGTGAGAACCAGATCCAGGGTGTTCCAAGGAAAGCCTTCAGGGGAGCTGTGGAAATCAAGAACCT CCAGTTGGACTACAACCACATCAGCTGTATTGAAGATGGAGCTTTCCGAGCGTTACGTGACCTGGAAGTGCT CACCCTCAACAATAACAACATCAGCCGACTGTCTGTGGCCAGTTTCAACCACATGCCAAAGCTTAGGACCTT TCGCCTACACTCCAACAACCTGCAGTGTGACTGCCACGTCGCCtggctgtctgagtggctgcgGCAGCGCCCCCGCCTGGGTCTTTACACGCAGTGCATGGCCCCTCCACACTTGAGGGGGCACAATGTAGCAGAGGTGCAGAAGAAAGAGTTTGTGTGCACAG ACTGGGACGAAG GTCACCAGTcgtcctcatcttcctcctgcagtgtgtTACAGTGCCCAGAGTCCTGCACCTGCAGTAACAACATTGTGGACTGCAGAGGGAAAGGTCTGACAGAAATACCTACCAACCTGCCTGAAACCATCACTGAGAT ACGGCTGGAGCAGAACGCCATCAAGGTGATCCCAGCTGGGGCCTTTTCTCCTTATAAGAAGCTACGCAGGAT AGACTTAAGTAACAACCAGATATCAGAGCTGGCTTCGGATGCCTTCCAAGGTCTGCGCTCCCTCAACTCTCT GGTGCTATATGGGAACAAGATCACTGAGATTTCCAAAGGGCTGTTCGAGGGActcttctctctgcagctgtt GTTACTGAATGCTAATAAGATAGCATGTCTGCGTGTGGATGCGTTCCAGGACCTTCACAACCTCAATCTGCTATCACTATACGACAACAAGCTCCAAACTATCGCCAAGGGGACGTTCTCATCGCTGAGAGCCATACAGACGCT TCACTTAGCTCAGAATCCATTTATCTGTGACTGCCATCTGAAGTGGCTGGCTGACTACCTGCAGGACAACCCCATCGAGACGAGCGGTGCCCGCTGCACCAGCCCTCGGCGGCTCGCCAACAAACGAATCGGACAAATAAAGAGCAAGAAGTTCCGCTGTTCag CTAGAGAACAGTATTTCATCCCAG GTACGGAGGATTACCGCAGCAAGCTAGGAGGTGACTGCTTCGCTGACCTGGCCTGCCCTGAGAAGTGTCGTTGTGAGGGCACCACGGTCGACTGCTCCAACCAGAAACTCACCAAAATACCAGATCACATTCCACAATACACCACAGAACT GCGCCTCAACAACAATGAATTCACTGTTCTCGAGGCGACAGGGATCTTCAAAAAGTTGCCTCAACTGAGGAAGAT TAATCTGAGCAACAACCGCATCACTGACATAGAGGAGGGGACATTTGAAGGATCTTCAGGGGTCAATGAGCTGATTCTGACCTCCAACAGACTGGAGAATGTACACCACCGCATGCTGAAAGGACTGAGTGGCCTCCGCACACt tatgcTAAGGAGTAACCGCATCAGCTGTGTGAGTAACAGCAGCTTCGTGGGGTTGAGCTCAGTGCGTCTCCTGTCACTCTACGACAACCAGATCACCTCCATGAACCCCGGAGCATTCGACACTCTGCACTCTCTCTCCACACT AAACCTCCTGGCCAACCCCTTCAACTGTAACTGTCACCTGGCTTGGCTCGGTGATTGGCTGCGAAGGAAACGCATCGTCACTGGTAACCCTCGCTGCCAGAGTCCTTACTTCCTGAAGGAGATCCCCATCCAGGATGTAGCTGTCCAGGACTTTGCCTGTGAAGATG GTAATGATGAGAACAGCTGCTCTCCAGTGCTGAGGTGTCCGGCAGAGTGCTCCTGTCTGGACACTGTGGTGCGATGCAGCAACAAGGGTCTCACCACACTACCCAAAGGCCTCCCCAAGGAGACTACAGAACT GTATTTGGACGGTAATCACTTTACTCAGGTTCCTGTGGAGCTCTCCAATTACAAACACTTGACACTCAT TGATTTGAGTAACAACCAGATCAGCACGTTGTCCAACCACAGCCTCAGTAACATGTCAGAGCTGCTTACCCT AATCCTGAGCTACAACCGCCTGCGATGCATACCGGTGAGGGCGTTTGATGGGCTCAAGTCTCTGCGTTTGCT GTCTCTCCATGGTAACGACATATCACTGATACCAGAAGGAGCCTTCAAAGACTTATCATCACTTTCCCACct GGCTCTGGGTGCCAACCCTCTGTACTGTGACTGCCACATGCAGTGGCTGTCAGACTGGGTGAAGAGCGGCTACAAGGAGCCTGGCATAGCCCGCTGCGCTGGGCCTGGTGACATGACCGACAAACTGCTCCTCACTACACCCTCCAAGAAGTTCACCTGCACAG GCCCAGTGGATATAAGTATCCAGGCTAAGTGTGAGCCCTGCCTGTCCAACCCATGCCAGAACGATGGCACGTGCACCAATGACCCCGTGCACTACTACCGCTGCACCTGCCCGTATGGATTTAAG GGCCAGAACTGTGAGGAGCCCATTCATGCCTGCATAAGTAACCCATGCCAGAACGGTGGAACCTGCCATCTGAAGGAAGGAGAAGGGAGCAACTTCTG gtgtgtgtgtccggAGGGTTTTGAAGGCGACGCGTGTGAGATCAACATTGACGACTGTGAGGATAATGACTGCGAGAACAACTCCACCTGCATTGATGGAATCAACAACTACACATGCATGTGCTCTCCAGAATACACAG gggAACTGTGTGAAGAGAAACTGGACTTCTGCACCCCGGAGCTGAACCCATGTCAGCATGACTCTAAATGCATTTTGACCACTCAGGGATACAA GTGTGAGTGCACTCCAGGTTATGTAGGTGAGCACTGTGAGATGGACTATGACGACTGTGAAGAAAACAAGTGTCAGAATGGAGGTCATTGCATCGATGCTGTGAATGggtacacctgtgtgtgtccagagggaTACAG CGGGTTGTTCTGTGAGTTTTCTCCCCCGATGGTTCTTCCTCGCACCAGCCCCTGTGACAATCATGAGTGCTTCAATGGGGCTCAGTGTGTTATCATGGAAACAGACCCCCGCTGCCAGTGTCTCCACGGATACGAGGGCGAGCGCTGCGAGACGCTCGTCAGTGTTAACTTTGTCAACCGCGAGTCCTACCTGCAGCTCCCCTCCAGTCTCCTCTCACCAGAGACCAACATCAGCCTGCAG ATTGCTACAGATGAAGACAGTGGTGTGCTGTTGTACAAGGGGGACAACGATCATATTGCCATGGAGCTGTACAGAGGACGTCTCAGGGTCAGCTATGACACTGGATCCTACCCGCCCTCTGCTATATACAG tgtggaGACAGTGAATGATGGTAATTTTCACGTTGTGGAGTTGGTAGCATCAGACCagactctgtctctgtccatcgATGGCGGGCCGTCCAAATCCATCAACTCTATCAGCAAACAGTCCACACTTAACATAGATTCTCCGCTATATCTTGGAG GGATGCCAGAGCGTGCCTCAGCCTCCGGGGGTCTTTCAGCCCTGCAGCACAGCTCGGGTGGTCGTAACGGCACCAGCTTCCATGGCTGCCTCCGTAACCTCTATATCAACGGGAAGCTACAGGACCTGGGAGTCGGGCTGGATGCAGGCCCCACAGACTCTGCAACATCACAGAGCACCACCAGACAGTGGCTGGGCCACGGGGTGGAGCCAGGCTGCCAGCCCTGTCAGAGAGGTGCCTGTGTCCAAGGTGAATGCCACCCTACCGGTCACCGTGGCTTCACTTGTACTTGTCACCCGGGCTGGACGGGAACTGTGTGTGACCAGCAAGTCAGCAACCCCTGTGATGGCAACAA GTGCATCCATGGTACCTGCCTGCCAATAAACTCCTACTCCTATTCCTGCCGCTGCCAGCCTGGCTTTGCTGGTGTGCTCTGTGATGAGCAGGATCAGGATGCAGCAAACCCGTGCAGTCTGTCTCGGTGCAAACATGGAAAATGTAGGGTGTCAGGCCTGGGCAAGGCATACTGCGAGTGTAACAGTGGATATACAGGAGAGGCGTGCGATAGAG AGGTGGCCTGCAGAGGGGAACGGGTCCGAGATGTCTACCAGAGACAGCAAGGCTATGCGGCGTGCCAAACCCAGGAGAAGGTCTCCCGTCTAGAGTGTCGAGGCAGCTGCCCGGGGGGAGCAGAAGGACAGGGTACCTGCTGCACCCCCCTGCGCAGTAAACGTAGGAAATACACCTTCCAGTGCACTGATGGCTCTTCTTTTGTCCAGGAAGTGGAGAAAGTTGTCAAATGTGGCTGTACAAAGtgttcttcataa
- the slit2 gene encoding slit homolog 2 protein isoform X5: protein MVGVLCPVGPGRSPATVLRLLLTVLVLVLSSGTNGQPCPTQCSCTGTTVDCHGQGLRSVPRNIPRNTERLDLNANNLTKITKADFAGLRHLRVLQLTENKITTIERGAFQDLKELERLRLNRNNLAVFPELLFLGTAKLYRLDLSENQIQGVPRKAFRGAVEIKNLQLDYNHISCIEDGAFRALRDLEVLTLNNNNISRLSVASFNHMPKLRTFRLHSNNLQCDCHVAWLSEWLRQRPRLGLYTQCMAPPHLRGHNVAEVQKKEFVCTDWDEGHQSSSSSSCSVLQCPESCTCSNNIVDCRGKGLTEIPTNLPETITEIRLEQNAIKVIPAGAFSPYKKLRRIDLSNNQISELASDAFQGLRSLNSLVLYGNKITEISKGLFEGLFSLQLLLLNANKIACLRVDAFQDLHNLNLLSLYDNKLQTIAKGTFSSLRAIQTLHLAQNPFICDCHLKWLADYLQDNPIETSGARCTSPRRLANKRIGQIKSKKFRCSAREQYFIPGTEDYRSKLGGDCFADLACPEKCRCEGTTVDCSNQKLTKIPDHIPQYTTELRLNNNEFTVLEATGIFKKLPQLRKINLSNNRITDIEEGTFEGSSGVNELILTSNRLENVHHRMLKGLSGLRTLMLRSNRISCVSNSSFVGLSSVRLLSLYDNQITSMNPGAFDTLHSLSTLNLLANPFNCNCHLAWLGDWLRRKRIVTGNPRCQSPYFLKEIPIQDVAVQDFACEDGNDENSCSPVLRCPAECSCLDTVVRCSNKGLTTLPKGLPKETTELYLDGNHFTQVPVELSNYKHLTLIILSYNRLRCIPVRAFDGLKSLRLLSLHGNDISLIPEGAFKDLSSLSHLALGANPLYCDCHMQWLSDWVKSGYKEPGIARCAGPGDMTDKLLLTTPSKKFTCTGPVDISIQAKCEPCLSNPCQNDGTCTNDPVHYYRCTCPYGFKGQNCEEPIHACISNPCQNGGTCHLKEGEGSNFWCVCPEGFEGDACEINIDDCEDNDCENNSTCIDGINNYTCMCSPEYTGELCEEKLDFCTPELNPCQHDSKCILTTQGYKCECTPGYVGEHCEMDYDDCEENKCQNGGHCIDAVNGYTCVCPEGYSGLFCEFSPPMVLPRTSPCDNHECFNGAQCVIMETDPRCQCLHGYEGERCETLVSVNFVNRESYLQLPSSLLSPETNISLQIATDEDSGVLLYKGDNDHIAMELYRGRLRVSYDTGSYPPSAIYSVETVNDGNFHVVELVASDQTLSLSIDGGPSKSINSISKQSTLNIDSPLYLGGMPERASASGGLSALQHSSGGRNGTSFHGCLRNLYINGKLQDLGVGLDAGPTDSATSQSTTRQWLGHGVEPGCQPCQRGACVQGECHPTGHRGFTCTCHPGWTGTVCDQQVSNPCDGNKCIHGTCLPINSYSYSCRCQPGFAGVLCDEQDQDAANPCSLSRCKHGKCRVSGLGKAYCECNSGYTGEACDREVACRGERVRDVYQRQQGYAACQTQEKVSRLECRGSCPGGAEGQGTCCTPLRSKRRKYTFQCTDGSSFVQEVEKVVKCGCTKCSS from the exons GGATCTCAGTGAGAACCAGATCCAGGGTGTTCCAAGGAAAGCCTTCAGGGGAGCTGTGGAAATCAAGAACCT CCAGTTGGACTACAACCACATCAGCTGTATTGAAGATGGAGCTTTCCGAGCGTTACGTGACCTGGAAGTGCT CACCCTCAACAATAACAACATCAGCCGACTGTCTGTGGCCAGTTTCAACCACATGCCAAAGCTTAGGACCTT TCGCCTACACTCCAACAACCTGCAGTGTGACTGCCACGTCGCCtggctgtctgagtggctgcgGCAGCGCCCCCGCCTGGGTCTTTACACGCAGTGCATGGCCCCTCCACACTTGAGGGGGCACAATGTAGCAGAGGTGCAGAAGAAAGAGTTTGTGTGCACAG ACTGGGACGAAG GTCACCAGTcgtcctcatcttcctcctgcagtgtgtTACAGTGCCCAGAGTCCTGCACCTGCAGTAACAACATTGTGGACTGCAGAGGGAAAGGTCTGACAGAAATACCTACCAACCTGCCTGAAACCATCACTGAGAT ACGGCTGGAGCAGAACGCCATCAAGGTGATCCCAGCTGGGGCCTTTTCTCCTTATAAGAAGCTACGCAGGAT AGACTTAAGTAACAACCAGATATCAGAGCTGGCTTCGGATGCCTTCCAAGGTCTGCGCTCCCTCAACTCTCT GGTGCTATATGGGAACAAGATCACTGAGATTTCCAAAGGGCTGTTCGAGGGActcttctctctgcagctgtt GTTACTGAATGCTAATAAGATAGCATGTCTGCGTGTGGATGCGTTCCAGGACCTTCACAACCTCAATCTGCTATCACTATACGACAACAAGCTCCAAACTATCGCCAAGGGGACGTTCTCATCGCTGAGAGCCATACAGACGCT TCACTTAGCTCAGAATCCATTTATCTGTGACTGCCATCTGAAGTGGCTGGCTGACTACCTGCAGGACAACCCCATCGAGACGAGCGGTGCCCGCTGCACCAGCCCTCGGCGGCTCGCCAACAAACGAATCGGACAAATAAAGAGCAAGAAGTTCCGCTGTTCag CTAGAGAACAGTATTTCATCCCAG GTACGGAGGATTACCGCAGCAAGCTAGGAGGTGACTGCTTCGCTGACCTGGCCTGCCCTGAGAAGTGTCGTTGTGAGGGCACCACGGTCGACTGCTCCAACCAGAAACTCACCAAAATACCAGATCACATTCCACAATACACCACAGAACT GCGCCTCAACAACAATGAATTCACTGTTCTCGAGGCGACAGGGATCTTCAAAAAGTTGCCTCAACTGAGGAAGAT TAATCTGAGCAACAACCGCATCACTGACATAGAGGAGGGGACATTTGAAGGATCTTCAGGGGTCAATGAGCTGATTCTGACCTCCAACAGACTGGAGAATGTACACCACCGCATGCTGAAAGGACTGAGTGGCCTCCGCACACt tatgcTAAGGAGTAACCGCATCAGCTGTGTGAGTAACAGCAGCTTCGTGGGGTTGAGCTCAGTGCGTCTCCTGTCACTCTACGACAACCAGATCACCTCCATGAACCCCGGAGCATTCGACACTCTGCACTCTCTCTCCACACT AAACCTCCTGGCCAACCCCTTCAACTGTAACTGTCACCTGGCTTGGCTCGGTGATTGGCTGCGAAGGAAACGCATCGTCACTGGTAACCCTCGCTGCCAGAGTCCTTACTTCCTGAAGGAGATCCCCATCCAGGATGTAGCTGTCCAGGACTTTGCCTGTGAAGATG GTAATGATGAGAACAGCTGCTCTCCAGTGCTGAGGTGTCCGGCAGAGTGCTCCTGTCTGGACACTGTGGTGCGATGCAGCAACAAGGGTCTCACCACACTACCCAAAGGCCTCCCCAAGGAGACTACAGAACT GTATTTGGACGGTAATCACTTTACTCAGGTTCCTGTGGAGCTCTCCAATTACAAACACTTGACACTCAT AATCCTGAGCTACAACCGCCTGCGATGCATACCGGTGAGGGCGTTTGATGGGCTCAAGTCTCTGCGTTTGCT GTCTCTCCATGGTAACGACATATCACTGATACCAGAAGGAGCCTTCAAAGACTTATCATCACTTTCCCACct GGCTCTGGGTGCCAACCCTCTGTACTGTGACTGCCACATGCAGTGGCTGTCAGACTGGGTGAAGAGCGGCTACAAGGAGCCTGGCATAGCCCGCTGCGCTGGGCCTGGTGACATGACCGACAAACTGCTCCTCACTACACCCTCCAAGAAGTTCACCTGCACAG GCCCAGTGGATATAAGTATCCAGGCTAAGTGTGAGCCCTGCCTGTCCAACCCATGCCAGAACGATGGCACGTGCACCAATGACCCCGTGCACTACTACCGCTGCACCTGCCCGTATGGATTTAAG GGCCAGAACTGTGAGGAGCCCATTCATGCCTGCATAAGTAACCCATGCCAGAACGGTGGAACCTGCCATCTGAAGGAAGGAGAAGGGAGCAACTTCTG gtgtgtgtgtccggAGGGTTTTGAAGGCGACGCGTGTGAGATCAACATTGACGACTGTGAGGATAATGACTGCGAGAACAACTCCACCTGCATTGATGGAATCAACAACTACACATGCATGTGCTCTCCAGAATACACAG gggAACTGTGTGAAGAGAAACTGGACTTCTGCACCCCGGAGCTGAACCCATGTCAGCATGACTCTAAATGCATTTTGACCACTCAGGGATACAA GTGTGAGTGCACTCCAGGTTATGTAGGTGAGCACTGTGAGATGGACTATGACGACTGTGAAGAAAACAAGTGTCAGAATGGAGGTCATTGCATCGATGCTGTGAATGggtacacctgtgtgtgtccagagggaTACAG CGGGTTGTTCTGTGAGTTTTCTCCCCCGATGGTTCTTCCTCGCACCAGCCCCTGTGACAATCATGAGTGCTTCAATGGGGCTCAGTGTGTTATCATGGAAACAGACCCCCGCTGCCAGTGTCTCCACGGATACGAGGGCGAGCGCTGCGAGACGCTCGTCAGTGTTAACTTTGTCAACCGCGAGTCCTACCTGCAGCTCCCCTCCAGTCTCCTCTCACCAGAGACCAACATCAGCCTGCAG ATTGCTACAGATGAAGACAGTGGTGTGCTGTTGTACAAGGGGGACAACGATCATATTGCCATGGAGCTGTACAGAGGACGTCTCAGGGTCAGCTATGACACTGGATCCTACCCGCCCTCTGCTATATACAG tgtggaGACAGTGAATGATGGTAATTTTCACGTTGTGGAGTTGGTAGCATCAGACCagactctgtctctgtccatcgATGGCGGGCCGTCCAAATCCATCAACTCTATCAGCAAACAGTCCACACTTAACATAGATTCTCCGCTATATCTTGGAG GGATGCCAGAGCGTGCCTCAGCCTCCGGGGGTCTTTCAGCCCTGCAGCACAGCTCGGGTGGTCGTAACGGCACCAGCTTCCATGGCTGCCTCCGTAACCTCTATATCAACGGGAAGCTACAGGACCTGGGAGTCGGGCTGGATGCAGGCCCCACAGACTCTGCAACATCACAGAGCACCACCAGACAGTGGCTGGGCCACGGGGTGGAGCCAGGCTGCCAGCCCTGTCAGAGAGGTGCCTGTGTCCAAGGTGAATGCCACCCTACCGGTCACCGTGGCTTCACTTGTACTTGTCACCCGGGCTGGACGGGAACTGTGTGTGACCAGCAAGTCAGCAACCCCTGTGATGGCAACAA GTGCATCCATGGTACCTGCCTGCCAATAAACTCCTACTCCTATTCCTGCCGCTGCCAGCCTGGCTTTGCTGGTGTGCTCTGTGATGAGCAGGATCAGGATGCAGCAAACCCGTGCAGTCTGTCTCGGTGCAAACATGGAAAATGTAGGGTGTCAGGCCTGGGCAAGGCATACTGCGAGTGTAACAGTGGATATACAGGAGAGGCGTGCGATAGAG AGGTGGCCTGCAGAGGGGAACGGGTCCGAGATGTCTACCAGAGACAGCAAGGCTATGCGGCGTGCCAAACCCAGGAGAAGGTCTCCCGTCTAGAGTGTCGAGGCAGCTGCCCGGGGGGAGCAGAAGGACAGGGTACCTGCTGCACCCCCCTGCGCAGTAAACGTAGGAAATACACCTTCCAGTGCACTGATGGCTCTTCTTTTGTCCAGGAAGTGGAGAAAGTTGTCAAATGTGGCTGTACAAAGtgttcttcataa